A genome region from Streptomyces sp. S4.7 includes the following:
- a CDS encoding PaeR7I family type II restriction endonuclease translates to MTVTRQDFEDAIATYWGAKQLQREQSAIKAAVGAGTAGSVRGGKHFDAIAILLSKFFLEAGYPPESIRVTKKQGLELPGYYRPQKQWDLVVVHEGVLVAAFELKALGGPSFGNNYNNRVEEALGSAVDLRRAALAELYPKEKPWLGYFFIMEDGSGSRRPVSIAEGALPADSIWHGTSYQDRFGIFCERLVAEQLYDAACYVTSSAEDPKPVELVNSLDWRHFSAAISARLTYLKELGIPG, encoded by the coding sequence TTGACGGTCACCCGCCAGGACTTCGAGGACGCGATAGCGACCTATTGGGGCGCCAAGCAGCTGCAGCGGGAGCAGTCCGCGATCAAGGCCGCGGTCGGCGCCGGCACCGCCGGATCCGTGCGCGGTGGTAAGCACTTCGACGCGATCGCGATCCTCCTGTCGAAGTTCTTCCTCGAAGCCGGCTACCCGCCCGAGAGCATCCGGGTCACCAAGAAACAAGGTCTGGAACTCCCCGGTTACTACCGCCCCCAGAAGCAGTGGGACCTCGTGGTGGTCCACGAGGGAGTACTGGTTGCGGCTTTCGAACTGAAGGCCCTCGGTGGGCCGTCGTTCGGAAACAACTACAACAACCGGGTTGAGGAAGCACTCGGCAGCGCGGTGGATCTGCGACGGGCCGCCTTGGCCGAGCTGTATCCGAAGGAGAAGCCCTGGCTCGGTTACTTCTTCATCATGGAGGACGGCAGCGGCTCTCGGAGGCCGGTCAGCATCGCGGAGGGCGCGCTGCCTGCCGATTCAATCTGGCACGGCACCTCGTATCAGGACCGGTTCGGGATCTTCTGCGAGCGCCTTGTGGCCGAGCAGCTGTACGACGCCGCTTGCTATGTCACGTCCTCAGCCGAGGACCCCAAGCCCGTCGAACTGGTGAACAGCCTTGACTGGCGGCACTTCTCGGCTGCCATAAGCGCCCGCCTCACGTATTTGAAGGAGCTCGGGATCCCCGGCTAG
- a CDS encoding transposase has protein sequence MAAPRKYSLELRERAVRMYRASDPKPQIKKLAVDLGVHPEALRGWIRQAEADAGERDDRLTTDEHAELVALRKENAQLKRANDVLRTASAFFAAQLDPTRPR, from the coding sequence ATGGCTGCCCCCAGAAAGTACTCACTGGAGTTGCGTGAGCGTGCGGTGCGGATGTACCGCGCGTCGGATCCGAAGCCGCAGATCAAGAAGCTGGCCGTCGACCTTGGCGTCCACCCCGAGGCCCTGCGGGGCTGGATCCGGCAGGCCGAGGCCGATGCCGGCGAGCGGGATGACCGGCTGACTACCGACGAACACGCCGAGCTGGTGGCACTGCGGAAGGAGAACGCCCAGCTCAAGCGGGCGAACGACGTGCTGCGGACGGCCTCGGCGTTTTTCGCGGCGCAACTCGACCCGACCCGGCCCAGGTGA